TTGATGAACGAAAGTGAATTataatacattttttgacAGTACCAATCTTATGGAAGTGCCTTGAAATCCTGTTACGTTACGTTTTAGCAAGATCGCTTCTCTTATGATTTTCTTGTTTCAATGGTTTTCTACCCATAATCAATGAAATATGTTTACAAGGGTTACGAGTTTTGTAAAGCAAATgcactttaaaaattgaccAGAAACTTCCATATATTAgaaccaaaattttttggaatacaTTTTAACatagtaaattaaaataagcCGTTTACTTATTCTAATTTACAGAAGCGCTTCTATAATGTTTAAGTAACGAACGTTTTTGTCACCCAACACCACCCAACTTCGTATCCCAAGATTTATAACTTGTTCGGACAAACATCGTTGGTAAAGACTTGCATCGTTCATTACAGAAcgaattttattatttatagtTCACATTTGTGAATCTTAAGATGCAATGTCTGCTGAGGGAAAAGCCAAGATCCTTGGCCTTAGTCAATAAGGACCATGCTCTTATGTTTCATTCGGTTCCTCAGAACAAAAACTCTTTATCAGTATGTGTTGCAGAATTTACGGCATTGTCAGAAAAGCCGTTAGAAGGATTTCGAAAAATCTCCAGTCATCGAATTTATGGTACTCTAGGTCTGATTGAATTAGAAGGGTCCAATTTTTTGTGCGTGATTAGTGGAGCTAGTGAGGTAGCACGTGTGCGAGATAAAGAAAGAGTTTTTCGTATCATGGAGGTCTGCTTTTACAGTGTTAATCGTTCAAACTGGGATCACATTCGACAAGAAAATTACTCGCCTGATATTCCGGATGGTTACGATACCGATACCCAAGGCTATGATTCTTACAAGTATGCCGCTGAACCATTCAGTAGTCTCAGAAAGCTATTAACAAATGGAtcattttacttttctctCGATTTTGACATTACTACCCGACTGCAACTTCGTACGTCTCAAACAATGACGGAGCCTCAATATGATAGCATGCATACTCAATTTATGTGGAACGAATTTATGCTTAGACAGTTGATCAAATTTCGCTCCCATTTGAATGGGGATGAAAAGAGTGCATTGGATGGATGTCGCTTCTTTACATGTGCCATCAGAGGTTTTGCGAGCACCGAACAATTTAAGTTAGGAATTCAGACTATTCGGCTTTCTTTAATATCTAGACTGTCTTCGCTTCGCGCTGGTACCCGATTCTTGTCACGTGGCGTAGATGATGATGGAAACGTTGCTAACTTTGTTGAGACGGAGACAATCCTCGATTCCTCTAAATACTGTGTAAGCTATTGTCAGGTCCGTGGCAGtattccaattttttgggAACAAGAAGGTGTTCAAATGTTTggtcaaaaaattgatataaCTCGCTCTTTAGAAGCAACTCGAGctgcttttgaaaaacacTTTACCAGTCTTATTGAAGAATACGGACCAGTGCACATAATCAATCTTTTAGGGACAGGTTCGGGAGAACGCAGTTTATCTGAGCGTCTGAGACAGCATATTCAACTTTCTCCggaaaaagatttaatacATTTAACGGAGTTTGACTATCATTCTCAAATTAGATCCTTTGAAGATGCCAATAAAATACGCCCAATGATTTATAGCGATGCAGAAACTTTCGGGTTTTATTTTGAGAACAACGAAGGACAATCCATTGTGGTACAAGATGGTGTTTTTCGCACCAATTGTTTGGATTGCTTAGACCGAACAAATGTTATTCAGAATCTTGTTTCAAGAGTGTTTTTAGAACAAGTTATGATATATACTCGGCAAAATGCTGGTTATGATTTTTGGCAAGTTCATTCAACGATTTGGGCAAATAATGGTGATGCCTTAGCTCGCATTTACACCGGAACAGGAGCACTTAAATCTAGTTTCACTAGAAAGGGAAAGTTAAGTATAGCGGGTGCACTTAATGATCTCTCTAAAAGCGTCGGCAGAATGTATATCAATAACTTTCAAGATAAGGGGCGACAAGAAACAATTGATTTGCTTCTTGGCAGATTAATTGACCAACATCCTGTTATTTTGTATGATCCAATTCATGAGTATGTTAACCATGAGCtgagaaaaagagaaaacgAATTTTCTGAACATAAGAAtgtcaaaatttttgttgctAGTTATAACTTGAATGGATGTTCTGCTACTACAAAGTTAGAAAACTGGTTATTTCCCGAAAACACACCTTTGGCAGACATCTATGTGGTTGGATTTCAAGAAATAGTGCAATTAACTCCGCAGCAAGTAATAAGTGCTGACCCAGCCAAACGTCGTGAATGGGAGTCATGTGTCAAACGCTTATTAAACGGTAAATGTACATCTGGACCTGGATATGTTCAATTACGTTCTGGACAACTGGTTGGTACAGCACTAATGATATTTTGTAAGGAGTCATGTTTGCCCAGTATCAAGAACGTGGAAGGAACGGTTAAGAAAACTGGTCTTGGTGGAGTTTCCGGAAACAAAGGTGCTGTTGCCATCCGATTTGATTACGAAGATACCGgtctttgttttattacTTCTCATTTAGCAGCGGGTTACACAAATTACGATGAAAGAGATCATGACTATCGAACTATTGCTAGTGGATTAAGATTTAGGCGTGGTCGTTCCATATTCAATCACGATTATGTGGTATGGTTTGGTGACTTTAATTATCGTATTTCATTGACATATGAAGAAGTCGTACCTTGTATCGCGCAAGGGAAGTTAAGTTACCTTTTTGAATACGATCAATTAAATAAGCAGATGCTTACCGGAAAAGTCTTTCCGTTTTTTTCAGAGTTACCGATTACCTTTCCTCCTACGTACAAATTTGACATAGGAACAGACATATATGATACCTCGGATAAGCATAGAGTTCCTGCCTGGACCGATCGTATTTTATATCGTGGAGAATTAGTTCCCCATAGTTATCAATCTGTACCTTTGTACTACTCCGATCATAGACCCATTTATGCCACATATGAAGCAAACATTGTTAAAGTTGATagagagaagaaaaaaatactgtTTGAAGAGCTTTATAATCAGAGAAAGCAGGAAGTTAGAGATGCTAGTCAGACTTCTTATACTCTGATTGATATTGCTGGGTCTGTTGCGGGTAAACCTAATTTAATTCCCCATCTTCCTGCCAATGGAGTTGACAAAATTAAGCAACCAAGTAGTGAACGTAGTAAGTGGTGGTTTGATGATGGTCTCCCTGCGAAGTCAATAGCTGCTCCTCCAGGCCCAGAATATAGGTTAAATCCGTCGCGTCCTATCAATCCCTTTGAGCCTACCGCAGAGCCCGACTGGATATCCAACACAAAACAATCATTTGATAAGAAATCGTCATTAATAGACAGTATCCCCGCATTAAGCCCGGCACCTTCTTCGTTGGCCAGAAGCAGTGTTAGTTCTCAACGCAGCTCAACCTCAATTATTCCCATTAAACCCAACAAGCCAACTAAACCAGATCATTTGGTTGCTCCAAGGGTAAAACCATTGCTTCCACCTCGGTCTGGTTCTTCCTCTTCTGGTGTACCGGCACCCAACTTGACACCCGTTAATGTTCCTCCCACTCCTCCTCCTCGCAAGTCTTCTGCTTCTCAACGAAGCGGTGAT
This region of Schizosaccharomyces pombe strain 972h- genome assembly, chromosome: II genomic DNA includes:
- the syj1 gene encoding inositol-1,4,5-trisphosphate 5-phosphatase 1, encoding MQCLLREKPRSLALVNKDHALMFHSVPQNKNSLSVCVAEFTALSEKPLEGFRKISSHRIYGTLGLIELEGSNFLCVISGASEVARVRDKERVFRIMEVCFYSVNRSNWDHIRQENYSPDIPDGYDTDTQGYDSYKYAAEPFSSLRKLLTNGSFYFSLDFDITTRLQLRTSQTMTEPQYDSMHTQFMWNEFMLRQLIKFRSHLNGDEKSALDGCRFFTCAIRGFASTEQFKLGIQTIRLSLISRLSSLRAGTRFLSRGVDDDGNVANFVETETILDSSKYCVSYCQVRGSIPIFWEQEGVQMFGQKIDITRSLEATRAAFEKHFTSLIEEYGPVHIINLLGTGSGERSLSERLRQHIQLSPEKDLIHLTEFDYHSQIRSFEDANKIRPMIYSDAETFGFYFENNEGQSIVVQDGVFRTNCLDCLDRTNVIQNLVSRVFLEQVMIYTRQNAGYDFWQVHSTIWANNGDALARIYTGTGALKSSFTRKGKLSIAGALNDLSKSVGRMYINNFQDKGRQETIDLLLGRLIDQHPVILYDPIHEYVNHELRKRENEFSEHKNVKIFVASYNLNGCSATTKLENWLFPENTPLADIYVVGFQEIVQLTPQQVISADPAKRREWESCVKRLLNGKCTSGPGYVQLRSGQLVGTALMIFCKESCLPSIKNVEGTVKKTGLGGVSGNKGAVAIRFDYEDTGLCFITSHLAAGYTNYDERDHDYRTIASGLRFRRGRSIFNHDYVVWFGDFNYRISLTYEEVVPCIAQGKLSYLFEYDQLNKQMLTGKVFPFFSELPITFPPTYKFDIGTDIYDTSDKHRVPAWTDRILYRGELVPHSYQSVPLYYSDHRPIYATYEANIVKVDREKKKILFEELYNQRKQEVRDASQTSYTLIDIAGSVAGKPNLIPHLPANGVDKIKQPSSERSKWWFDDGLPAKSIAAPPGPEYRLNPSRPINPFEPTAEPDWISNTKQSFDKKSSLIDSIPALSPAPSSLARSSVSSQRSSTSIIPIKPNKPTKPDHLVAPRVKPLLPPRSGSSSSGVPAPNLTPVNVPPTPPPRKSSASQRSGDLLASSPEESSISWKPLV